The Helicoverpa armigera isolate CAAS_96S chromosome 5, ASM3070526v1, whole genome shotgun sequence sequence aatactaggtTAAGTAAGAGCTTTCAGTATCAGTTGCCGAAGAGTGAGATCGTCTACAACAACACGAGTTCCAGCGAAGAAGGGAACACTGCCAGTATTGGCAGCAAGGGtacttttatcaaaaataaacaagcctTCGTAAGAAGAGACGTCTTCAGAAGGTCGAGGAAATACTCGGGAAGGAAAAACAACAGCAAGTATGTTGACAACATGCAGAAAGGTTACAATAACCAAGCAAACAACAGCAGTAGTGCTGAAGAGTGTATTGGTATGAGCTACCAAGTTAACCACGATGATGAGATCACGGCGAGTCAAATCGCAAATGATATCAGAAGAGCGTCTATGAAAATTGACCAGCTTATTGGAGAAGCTGCTAAAAAGGAACAAGAAACTACTGCCAGCGATTCCGAGAAAACTTACTCCACAAAAATGGAGAGATTACATGGAATCAAAAGGCAGGGGTCAGATGAAATTAAAGCTAACAGACAACTTTTCCTGAATAACGTTCTTACCGAAGAGGGCAACGAGAAGCCGTGGTATTGTAATGTTAGTGATCCTGAACAAGAAGGAGATTGTTTGGATCAAAGACCACTGAccaataaatcaaaatcaaccGACGATCTTCTGGAGGTCGGTTATGGCAGCGATGCTGTAGTGGTGGCTGCTAAAAACGAAGTATTATGTAATAACGTACTCAACAATAATGAGAGATTCAGTTCAAGGTTTGATGATAAGAACAACAACATTGAATCAACAAACAAGCAAGCACCTCAAGCTGAAACTAATGAGAACTGGTATGCGAGCACTAGCGATGCAGATGAGAATCCAACTAAtgaaatttacaaaaacaatccCGTGCTGGAGTGTGTGAACCAGATTTTGCTTCAAAATTCCTTAGATGATAGCAGCAATGACAATTCAAAGTCTAGTGAAGCTCCAAGCCCTAAAGCTTCTACCAAGCGCGTGCAATTCTCCACGCTTAACAGCATCTCCTATGATGAAAAAGTAAGATCAAACAACACCAGCAACACGCTGCCTAGATCAGATAAAAGAGCCAACAAAATCGTTAAGTTCAGCTTAGAAACAGCATCTGAACACAGCTATGAAGTGCCGAACACAGCACAAGGATTTCAATATGAGATTCAAAGCCTGTATAGCAATGAATACGAGCCAATCATTACAAAAGGCAATGATACTAAACCTGCGCCAGTTCCGCGTCCTGTACAAACAAACGATAAACCAGCGGTCCCTAAAATTAGAGGCTCTATAGTTAAAAACATGGCCGCTAACTTAGAAAATCGCAACGTCAACAATGTCGTTGAAAGAAAGATTGATAATGATCTTGGGTCTATGAAGATATTTAACAAGAGAAAAGTTCCAAGAACTCCTCCCGCCCTGCCACCGAAGCCAAAGAACCTTTCGGCTAAATGGAAAGCTGAAAATATTGTCAAGCAAATGACAGAGCAGTTAGACTCTGAAGCCGTTGCGGCTAACCAACGGGTTGCAGATGTTAAGACGAGAAAAGTGGGACAAGTAGCAACTGTCAATAATATAGAGCCTGACTACTGCTCCATTTCAGAGATAAATGTTCCAGTAGTCAGCAATGGCAAGAGGGAGTTGCTACTCACACAGCCAACGGTCGAGATACACAACGAGCAGTACCCGGTGCACGCCGTCAGCAGTCCGAGAAACAGCGTCGCTAAGGTGGTATCTTTGCCAAGGATCCAAAACAAGATCAGTGACAAAGACATTCCTAAACTTCCTCACGTCACTGAGATCATCATTCCGGACGAAGATGAGAAGCCGAACGATGAACAAAGCCGCTCCTTCCAACAAACTAGTGACAGTTACTTGACTAACTTTACTATGCATCCTCTGCAACCAAAATTGGACCCTCGCGCTTCTATACAAATGGGCAACACGGTGtcttctattttgtcagaaattAACAAAGGTGGCAAGGGAGGCAATAAGCAGATTAATTTGACAGAACTGGACAATCAGTTCAATCATGGACCTGAGAAAAATCAATCTAACAATCCAGAAATGCATAAAGCTGAATATTTCGAAGATATAGACAAATTCGACTTATCACAGAACTTCGAAGAATTTAAGATAGACGATGAACTCGGCAGCATAGTTGCAGAGGAATACCGCATCAGCTCCGGAAGCAGTGACGGTTCCATGTCTGATGTTGTAACCGAAAATCTTACCAATGTACCTGATAAAGATAAAAAGCATAATAATACTAACAAGGATGACAATGAAAATGCGgataattttcttgaaaataacgAGAGTACCCTAAACAAGGGCCTGTCTAAAAACGCTAAGCTGTCTAATAAGCCTGATCTCCTTTCAAATATAGAGAATTTAGAGACTGAATCAGTAAGGAACTCAGATATTGAGTCCAGCAACTCGTCGGGGAGTAACAGCGGCTCTTACAACACGGTCAAGTGCGAGCCGCGGATGGTGCTGAACAACAACCCTGAGATCAATGCTCCCAAAACGAAAGGAACCTTCGATTTCTTCTTAGAGACGTCTGGTCTTAGTTCTAAGTCTATCTTCACTCCTAGCAAGCACTACCTGGGCCTGAGGCCGCCTAGTGCCAATCACAAGAGTGTGTTGAAGCCTAGGGACATCAAGATGCGTGTTAAGAATACTATTACAACGAACAAAATCAACGAAAAACCTATGACGACTGCTATTAAATATTTCGAGCCCTATGTGTAAACTAATTGCTAgttaattgtgtattttatctttaatgaaatgcttaaaactatttattgtaaaaaacgAACTTGCCGGCGTAATACTATGTACTAATgtatttatgttaatgtaaatattataataattatacctagttatttttcaaatataaaatatttaacaattattCAATTGTTTCATTTAGAGACCTAAATGAGGTATCAGTcacatatttaaagaaaactactaaattaattcagaataataatttatatttcatgaaataaataatacagttaCAAAAGAACTTAacgctaaataaattattaaattaattcttacaGAAGACAATATCTATTTACAAAAAGTAGGAAACACTCATTTGCTCTTGCACTTATTAATATACGATTTAGCCGTATATTTCAACTTTGTCAAGACACCCAACTCTTTGGCTTTTCCTAAGCCCGAGTCCAAAGTCGCAGTGGAACCGCCTCTATATTTATCTTCATAATCGTGTAAGTATTCTTCTACATCCAAATTGAATAAAGACTCCTTTGAATCAAAACAACTGCCTCTTGAACTTATGATCTCTTCAAGATCAGACACTGAAGGTATTTTCGAACAAGATATGTTCGAGAAGGAATCGTTCACTTCAACTTGTTCCTTCGTCCTCCTGTGTTCACGACGTGAGTACGGCTTCTGCCTCCTCCTGGAGCGCAGGAACTCCTCGGAGGAGAAGGTGGCTGTGGGCATGTCTACAACCGCAGGCAGACACTGTGACAGGTCTTCAGGAGTGTCCAGGTCAACTGGCGTCCCCCACTTGCGATCCAATGCACGGAAAGCGACGCTCAAATGTAGATGTAGCTCCATGTTCAATAGATGTGTGTTGATTGCAATCTGGTGgcttaatgttaaaattaatttaatgtagcCCTTTTTATGGCAATTTCTCCTCCCAcccaaaaaacaatattaatcgATCATAATTAGAACCCAATTAATAATTGGGTGTTATCATGTGTCagtctttttaaataattaatcagGTGTTAATTGACTGCTACCTGTGATTAATAAATCGATTGCAACTTTGGCCTAATTATTGATTAGGTGTTAATCATCAACACCTGGACATTAGAAGGAGTGATAATTACATGCAGTTAATAATGACTATTCCCAAAATATGTAATAGGCACCAAGTCAATTAAGCTGATGAAATATTTAGTTTCGGTAGCAACAATTAATTTgacctaattaatattttacagtaGGTAATCAAAAAAAGATAAACAGTTATGGACAATTATGGGCCTAATATTACTCTACCTGTAAAACACCAGCAAAGCAGTAGATAACTAAATACGATTTAGTTTTTCTTCTTtctaaaaagaaagaaactgGAACTCACGATACAGGGAATCCTTTCAGGAATCAAAGCATTGCATGTAGTCAAGCTGACATTTTGtttagaaatacatttttaccaggggcccgattctcctaagttaataatgtcaaaatcgaatagaaatcgaatagcaatatgatcgcaatagcagttttaaccat is a genomic window containing:
- the LOC110381055 gene encoding putative uncharacterized protein DDB_G0282133 isoform X2, encoding MKFSTGSSSSSLASDSLSRKSTLCIYTEVDAPAMPPPCERMDSSSEAMELRRELDAVRNALQQQSESVLKQRHQLVEAGNALAARDKKAAQERRLRQDQLALVLRSLVLLESRLTREQKQIHVALHQKEKIIKTQQEEIAKLKARKSYCSNCQQLLGFTSEQTNIETDPEFQSLESTDSRFQNTFVRSCSYRERNSPPVFQKNTRLSKSFQYQLPKSEIVYNNTSSSEEGNTASIGSKGTFIKNKQAFVRRDVFRRSRKYSGRKNNSKYVDNMQKGYNNQANNSSSAEECIGMSYQVNHDDEITASQIANDIRRASMKIDQLIGEAAKKEQETTASDSEKTYSTKMERLHGIKRQGSDEIKANRQLFLNNVLTEEGNEKPWYCNVSDPEQEGDCLDQRPLTNKSKSTDDLLEVGYGSDAVVVAAKNEVLCNNVLNNNERFSSRFDDKNNNIESTNKQAPQAETNENWYASTSDADENPTNEIYKNNPVLECVNQILLQNSLDDSSNDNSKSSEAPSPKASTKRVQFSTLNSISYDEKVRSNNTSNTLPRSDKRANKIVKFSLETASEHSYEVPNTAQGFQYEIQSLYSNEYEPIITKGNDTKPAPVPRPVQTNDKPAVPKIRGSIVKNMAANLENRNVNNVVERKIDNDLGSMKIFNKRKVPRTPPALPPKPKNLSAKWKAENIVKQMTEQLDSEAVAANQRVADVKTRKVGQVATVNNIEPDYCSISEINVPVVSNGKRELLLTQPTVEIHNEQYPVHAVSSPRNSVAKVVSLPRIQNKISDKDIPKLPHVTEIIIPDEDEKPNDEQSRSFQQTSDSYLTNFTMHPLQPKLDPRASIQMGNTVSSILSEINKGGKGGNKQINLTELDNQFNHGPEKNQSNNPEMHKAEYFEDIDKFDLSQNFEEFKIDDELGSIVAEEYRISSGSSDGSMSDVVTENLTNVPDKDKKHNNTNKDDNENADNFLENNESTLNKGLSKNAKLSNKPDLLSNIENLETESVRNSDIESSNSSGSNSGSYNTVKCEPRMVLNNNPEINAPKTKGTFDFFLETSGLSSKSIFTPSKHYLGLRPPSANHKSVLKPRDIKMRVKNTITTNKINEKPMTTAIKYFEPYV
- the LOC110381055 gene encoding putative uncharacterized protein DDB_G0282133 isoform X1, giving the protein MFYKPLITECYSNKGRIDYQSTNSSYQQPLLSTTRVQTIENNPGLYSQLQMDSSSEAMELRRELDAVRNALQQQSESVLKQRHQLVEAGNALAARDKKAAQERRLRQDQLALVLRSLVLLESRLTREQKQIHVALHQKEKIIKTQQEEIAKLKARKSYCSNCQQLLGFTSEQTNIETDPEFQSLESTDSRFQNTFVRSCSYRERNSPPVFQKNTRLSKSFQYQLPKSEIVYNNTSSSEEGNTASIGSKGTFIKNKQAFVRRDVFRRSRKYSGRKNNSKYVDNMQKGYNNQANNSSSAEECIGMSYQVNHDDEITASQIANDIRRASMKIDQLIGEAAKKEQETTASDSEKTYSTKMERLHGIKRQGSDEIKANRQLFLNNVLTEEGNEKPWYCNVSDPEQEGDCLDQRPLTNKSKSTDDLLEVGYGSDAVVVAAKNEVLCNNVLNNNERFSSRFDDKNNNIESTNKQAPQAETNENWYASTSDADENPTNEIYKNNPVLECVNQILLQNSLDDSSNDNSKSSEAPSPKASTKRVQFSTLNSISYDEKVRSNNTSNTLPRSDKRANKIVKFSLETASEHSYEVPNTAQGFQYEIQSLYSNEYEPIITKGNDTKPAPVPRPVQTNDKPAVPKIRGSIVKNMAANLENRNVNNVVERKIDNDLGSMKIFNKRKVPRTPPALPPKPKNLSAKWKAENIVKQMTEQLDSEAVAANQRVADVKTRKVGQVATVNNIEPDYCSISEINVPVVSNGKRELLLTQPTVEIHNEQYPVHAVSSPRNSVAKVVSLPRIQNKISDKDIPKLPHVTEIIIPDEDEKPNDEQSRSFQQTSDSYLTNFTMHPLQPKLDPRASIQMGNTVSSILSEINKGGKGGNKQINLTELDNQFNHGPEKNQSNNPEMHKAEYFEDIDKFDLSQNFEEFKIDDELGSIVAEEYRISSGSSDGSMSDVVTENLTNVPDKDKKHNNTNKDDNENADNFLENNESTLNKGLSKNAKLSNKPDLLSNIENLETESVRNSDIESSNSSGSNSGSYNTVKCEPRMVLNNNPEINAPKTKGTFDFFLETSGLSSKSIFTPSKHYLGLRPPSANHKSVLKPRDIKMRVKNTITTNKINEKPMTTAIKYFEPYV
- the LOC110381055 gene encoding putative uncharacterized protein DDB_G0282133 isoform X3; this translates as MDSSSEAMELRRELDAVRNALQQQSESVLKQRHQLVEAGNALAARDKKAAQERRLRQDQLALVLRSLVLLESRLTREQKQIHVALHQKEKIIKTQQEEIAKLKARKSYCSNCQQLLGFTSEQTNIETDPEFQSLESTDSRFQNTFVRSCSYRERNSPPVFQKNTRLSKSFQYQLPKSEIVYNNTSSSEEGNTASIGSKGTFIKNKQAFVRRDVFRRSRKYSGRKNNSKYVDNMQKGYNNQANNSSSAEECIGMSYQVNHDDEITASQIANDIRRASMKIDQLIGEAAKKEQETTASDSEKTYSTKMERLHGIKRQGSDEIKANRQLFLNNVLTEEGNEKPWYCNVSDPEQEGDCLDQRPLTNKSKSTDDLLEVGYGSDAVVVAAKNEVLCNNVLNNNERFSSRFDDKNNNIESTNKQAPQAETNENWYASTSDADENPTNEIYKNNPVLECVNQILLQNSLDDSSNDNSKSSEAPSPKASTKRVQFSTLNSISYDEKVRSNNTSNTLPRSDKRANKIVKFSLETASEHSYEVPNTAQGFQYEIQSLYSNEYEPIITKGNDTKPAPVPRPVQTNDKPAVPKIRGSIVKNMAANLENRNVNNVVERKIDNDLGSMKIFNKRKVPRTPPALPPKPKNLSAKWKAENIVKQMTEQLDSEAVAANQRVADVKTRKVGQVATVNNIEPDYCSISEINVPVVSNGKRELLLTQPTVEIHNEQYPVHAVSSPRNSVAKVVSLPRIQNKISDKDIPKLPHVTEIIIPDEDEKPNDEQSRSFQQTSDSYLTNFTMHPLQPKLDPRASIQMGNTVSSILSEINKGGKGGNKQINLTELDNQFNHGPEKNQSNNPEMHKAEYFEDIDKFDLSQNFEEFKIDDELGSIVAEEYRISSGSSDGSMSDVVTENLTNVPDKDKKHNNTNKDDNENADNFLENNESTLNKGLSKNAKLSNKPDLLSNIENLETESVRNSDIESSNSSGSNSGSYNTVKCEPRMVLNNNPEINAPKTKGTFDFFLETSGLSSKSIFTPSKHYLGLRPPSANHKSVLKPRDIKMRVKNTITTNKINEKPMTTAIKYFEPYV